One Methanomassiliicoccales archaeon genomic window carries:
- a CDS encoding Lrp/AsnC family transcriptional regulator, which produces MNRRILQLLVDDSRMTHNDIAAKLKRSPSTVRDRIRRMEDSDIILGYFAVVNNERMGIMADAILLANLRPDVSPEELRKLKEVEEVKEVLQISGPRRIMIRLQVRDSSSLEHTLTNKVLPIGLEDIELRMVMSSANRLPGN; this is translated from the coding sequence ATGAACCGGCGCATCCTACAGCTTTTAGTGGACGACAGCAGGATGACGCACAACGATATCGCCGCCAAGCTCAAGCGCTCCCCTTCCACGGTGAGGGACCGCATACGCAGAATGGAGGACAGCGATATAATACTGGGTTACTTCGCTGTGGTCAACAACGAGAGGATGGGCATCATGGCGGACGCGATCCTATTGGCAAATCTTCGTCCAGATGTATCACCGGAAGAACTCCGGAAGCTCAAGGAGGTGGAGGAGGTCAAGGAGGTGCTGCAGATCAGCGGTCCACGCAGGATCATGATCAGACTGCAGGTCCGCGATTCATCCAGTTTGGAGCATACCCTCACCAATAAGGTGCTGCCGATCGGGCTCGAGGATATCGAGCTGCGAATGGTCATGAGCTCTGCCAACAGACTTCCGGGCAACTAG
- a CDS encoding glutamate synthase-related protein, whose product MPTINYDLCRVCKRCINDCSYQALEFKESKVVPAGGCVACGRCLSVCPANCIEIRTVPPQFAPHGNWSERSRRSIMAQANSGGVLLSSCGADDEQPSIFDEILLDAAQVTNPSIDPLREPVETVTYLGRRPGRLEVCDGKIVINEGDTPLIRMDMPLMFGHISLGAISYNAQKALFMAAKELNIVAGSGEGGLHPDFYQYADRICSEVASGRFGIKPEYLKGVAAVEIKIGQGAKPGHGGHLPGEKVTTMISETRMIPRGTDALSPYPHHDIYSIEDLAQLISVLKESTEYRLPVGVKIAAVHNVGAIASGIVRAGADFLTVDGYKGGTGAAPRVIRDHAGLPIEVAIAAVDRRLTQEGLRNRVTVCAGGGIRSSADMIKVLALGADVAMVSTSAMIAMGCTVCQQCHRGLCSWGIATQRDDLCARLDSDIAAARIVRLFRAWNEELREVLGAMGIDAVESLVGNRDRLRYRGPNPKIAEVLGVKHIGEGWG is encoded by the coding sequence GTGCCCACCATCAACTACGACCTGTGCCGGGTGTGCAAGCGTTGCATCAACGATTGCAGCTACCAGGCCCTGGAGTTCAAAGAGTCCAAGGTGGTGCCAGCCGGAGGCTGTGTGGCTTGCGGCCGCTGCCTATCGGTCTGCCCGGCCAACTGCATAGAGATCCGAACAGTGCCCCCCCAGTTCGCCCCCCACGGCAACTGGTCCGAAAGGAGTCGACGGTCGATAATGGCCCAGGCCAACTCCGGGGGTGTTCTGCTTTCCTCTTGCGGTGCGGACGACGAACAACCCAGCATATTCGACGAAATACTGTTGGATGCGGCGCAGGTCACCAACCCTTCCATCGATCCGCTGAGGGAACCGGTGGAGACGGTGACCTATCTGGGCCGTCGCCCCGGTCGGCTTGAGGTGTGCGATGGGAAGATAGTGATCAATGAGGGCGACACCCCGCTGATACGCATGGACATGCCCTTGATGTTCGGACACATCTCGTTGGGGGCCATAAGCTACAATGCGCAGAAGGCCCTCTTCATGGCTGCCAAGGAGCTGAACATCGTGGCCGGCAGCGGAGAAGGTGGTCTGCATCCGGACTTTTACCAGTATGCGGACCGCATCTGCTCAGAGGTGGCCTCTGGTCGCTTCGGTATCAAACCGGAATATCTGAAAGGGGTGGCGGCGGTGGAGATCAAGATCGGGCAAGGCGCAAAGCCTGGCCACGGTGGGCATCTTCCTGGGGAAAAGGTCACCACCATGATCTCAGAGACCAGGATGATCCCGCGCGGCACCGATGCATTATCGCCCTACCCTCATCACGACATCTATAGCATAGAGGACCTGGCTCAGCTTATTTCCGTGCTCAAGGAGAGCACCGAGTATCGCCTGCCAGTGGGGGTCAAGATCGCCGCCGTGCATAACGTGGGTGCGATCGCCTCCGGAATAGTACGAGCAGGGGCGGATTTCCTGACGGTCGACGGGTACAAGGGTGGTACCGGAGCCGCACCCAGGGTCATCAGGGACCATGCGGGATTGCCGATCGAGGTGGCCATAGCCGCTGTCGACCGCCGGTTGACCCAGGAGGGCCTGAGGAACCGGGTCACCGTCTGCGCCGGAGGCGGCATTCGCTCCTCGGCCGACATGATCAAAGTATTGGCCCTGGGAGCGGATGTGGCAATGGTCTCCACATCGGCCATGATCGCCATGGGCTGCACCGTATGCCAGCAATGCCATCGAGGTCTGTGCTCCTGGGGGATAGCCACCCAGCGGGACGATCTCTGCGCCCGATTGGACTCGGATATCGCCGCGGCCCGCATAGTCAGGCTGTTCCGGGCCTGGAACGAGGAACTGAGAGAAGTGTTGGGAGCCATGGGGATCGATGCCGTGGAGAGCCTGGTGGGCAACCGAGACCGTTTACGCTATCGTGGTCCGAACCCCAAGATAGCGGAAGTGCTGGGGGTCAAGCACATCGGGGAGGGGTGGGGATGA